A region from the Oceanidesulfovibrio marinus genome encodes:
- a CDS encoding HDOD domain-containing protein, with translation MELREIVDKIKRLSPLSASATQLIELMQSSGSSFEQITHIVELDAALTANVLKVVNSPAFGLGHKVTSVSRAVSFLGEKMIAGIAIASCAPEVYGEELAGYAAERGELWEHSLLTAIASREIAAYCTEPLRAEDAFTAGILHDIGKSVLSQFVAGKTHELMEAVESKAAQDFMEAERLALETDHSEAGMVLGKHWRLPANLLAAIRYHHTPHKAPEEYRPLVYCVHLGDALAQMHGVGTGAATLQCGLEPTVCDYFPISEDEFQAIFLDASIEFEKSRTAFLG, from the coding sequence ATGGAACTACGGGAAATTGTTGACAAGATAAAGCGGCTGTCCCCGCTGTCCGCCTCTGCCACCCAGCTCATTGAGCTCATGCAGTCATCGGGTTCCAGCTTCGAGCAGATCACCCACATCGTCGAACTTGACGCCGCGTTGACCGCCAACGTGCTCAAGGTGGTCAACTCCCCGGCCTTTGGCCTGGGGCACAAGGTTACCTCGGTGAGCCGGGCCGTCTCGTTTCTGGGTGAGAAGATGATCGCCGGCATCGCCATCGCCTCCTGCGCGCCGGAGGTGTACGGCGAGGAGCTGGCAGGATATGCGGCCGAACGCGGCGAGCTGTGGGAACACAGCCTGCTCACGGCCATCGCCAGCCGGGAGATCGCCGCCTACTGCACCGAGCCCCTGCGGGCCGAAGACGCCTTCACCGCTGGCATACTTCACGATATAGGCAAATCAGTGCTCTCGCAGTTTGTCGCCGGCAAGACACACGAGCTGATGGAGGCCGTGGAGTCCAAAGCGGCGCAGGATTTCATGGAGGCGGAACGCCTGGCCCTGGAGACGGACCACAGCGAGGCGGGCATGGTGCTCGGCAAGCACTGGCGCCTGCCGGCCAACCTGCTGGCCGCCATTCGCTACCACCATACGCCGCACAAGGCCCCGGAGGAGTACCGACCCCTGGTCTACTGCGTGCACCTGGGCGACGCCCTGGCCCAGATGCACGGCGTGGGCACCGGCGCGGCTACCTTGCAGTGCGGGCTTGAACCCACAGTCTGCGACTACTTCCCCATCAGTGAAGACGAGTTCCAGGCCATCTTTCTGGACGCGAGCATCGAGTTCGAAAAATCCCGCACCGCCTTCCTCGGCTGA
- a CDS encoding chemotaxis protein CheD: protein MPTSKQPMMVIGVGGIGVINGEHVGIKTFALGSCVAVMLYDPVSGFVGMVHVALPCSQTNLQRACAMPGYFADTGVDELLKQASKARSGKRSKGYVVKVCGGASIIKSNASFNIGERNCDAVMEHLARNGLRVSASDLGGTISRTVSIEKDTGHVLVSSPGRPSWGL from the coding sequence ATGCCTACATCCAAACAACCGATGATGGTTATCGGCGTCGGCGGCATCGGCGTGATCAACGGCGAGCATGTCGGCATCAAGACGTTCGCTCTGGGCTCGTGCGTGGCGGTCATGCTGTACGATCCTGTGAGCGGCTTTGTGGGCATGGTGCACGTGGCGCTGCCGTGCTCGCAGACCAATCTGCAGCGGGCCTGCGCCATGCCGGGCTACTTTGCCGATACGGGCGTGGACGAACTCTTGAAGCAGGCGTCCAAGGCGCGCAGCGGCAAGCGATCCAAAGGCTACGTGGTCAAGGTGTGCGGCGGAGCGAGCATCATCAAGTCGAACGCGAGCTTCAACATCGGAGAGCGCAACTGCGATGCCGTCATGGAGCATCTGGCCAGAAACGGTCTGCGCGTCTCGGCATCGGATCTGGGGGGCACGATCAGCAGGACAGTGAGCATAGAAAAGGACACCGGGCATGTCCTGGTGTCATCTCCGGGCCGGCCTTCGTGGGGGCTGTGA